In the genome of Vicia villosa cultivar HV-30 ecotype Madison, WI linkage group LG7, Vvil1.0, whole genome shotgun sequence, one region contains:
- the LOC131617436 gene encoding cation/H(+) antiporter 15-like — protein sequence MSMADSTVNATVNAITTNGTVWICEQVSKNPRSRGIFFSDNPFSYTLPVLFVQISLVSSLTAVLQFLLQPIGETRFFPQMLAGMMLGPSVIGQSAFLQKWLFPPKTFYISKTIAFFGGMMFMFLIGVKIDLSIVAKSGKKAWAIGILSFFVPLLFSSVVFFVAREAIPPDHPLYNSLISITFIFSCGSFHVTTIHLADLKLLNSEMGRLAISSSMVSGTISLMVVSAVITHENIFSIEDKTANLMGLSLLVMITFIVCVLRPIMCWMIRQTPEGRQMKESYILSVFLMLIGCAFFSEVIGQHVLILPIILGIAVPEGPPLGSALTDRLDTLVSHIFLPLYFLYGGSRFNIFLIDGQTFVIVQVIAIVASFGKIVGTILPSIYWKMPMTDVLALGLLMSAQGITQLIYLQNGLNITIDEQSYGNALIALTWLTGVTTPFVKFLYDPSKRYLSLNRRRTIEQSTQDIELRLMACIHSQETTPSIINLLEISNPSLENPICFYVLHLLQLRGRSTPVFVDHQSTSKKNHSQKNYSEHIINAFRSYEQQKSNNVVVKLYTSISPYETMHDEICMQVAEKRVCLLIVPFHRQWKSNGITESTHPIRALNLQLLRTAPCSVGILIERGTLNISHPIANAAFYSVGIVFIEGNDDREALAYAMRMANNPIVRVTLVRIMEPRKKNKNLINKDPDGDLIHRFKVDCIQIKRHDYKEEVVRDSVEMINVLRSFEGCFDLVLVGRRHASESCLFSGLNYWNEYPELGPIGDMLVASDSTFDGSVMVIQQQKRSGIGYHDLNLDSGVLSRQENLTIMEVPRDK from the exons ATGTCGATGGCTGATAGTACTGTAAATGCAACCGTTAACGCCATTACAACAAATGGAACAGTATGGATTTGTGAACAAGTATCTAAGAATCCAAGATCAAGAGGGATTTTCTTTTCGGATAATCCATTTAGTTACACATTACCGGTTCTCTTTGTACAAATCTCTTTAGTTTCTAGCTTGACTGCTGTTTTACAATTTTTACTTCAACCTATTGGAGAGACCAGATTCTTTCCGCAAATGCTG GCTGGCATGATGCTAGGACCATCAGTTATAGGACAAAGTGCTTTCCTACAAAAGTGGCTATTCCCACCAAAAACATTCTACATAAGTAAAACAATTGCATTTTTCGGAGGCATGATGTTTATGTTCTTAATTGGAGTAAAAATTGATCTAAGTATCGTTGCAAAATCAGGGAAAAAAGCTTGGGCAATTGGAATATTGTCATTTTTCGTTCCACTATTATTTAGCtcagttgttttttttgttgcaaGAGAAGCAATACCTCCTGATCACCCTCTCTACAATTCCTTAATTTCCATCACATTCATCTTCTCATGTGGTTCATTCCATGTAACCACAATCCACTTAGCAGATTTAAAGCTATTAAACTCCGAAATGGGTCGATTAGCTATATCTTCCTCAATGGTTAGTGGAACTATTTCGTTAATGGTTGTTAGCGCCGTGATAACCCACGAAAATATATTTTCCATTGAAGATAAGACTGCTAACCTGATGGGGCTGAGTTTGCTCGTTATGATTACTTTCATAGTATGCGTTTTACGTCCCATAATGTGCTGGATGATAAGACAAACACCTGAAGGTAGACAAATGAAAGAGTCATACATACTGTCGGTGTTTTTAATGTTAATCGGTTGCGCGTTTTTTAGCGAAGTTATCGGGCAACATGTTCTGATTTTACCTATCATTTTAGGCATAGCTGTACCTGAAGGTCCTCCATTAGGATCAGCATTGACCGATAGATTGGATACATTGGTTTCACATATTTTTTTGCCATTGTATTTTCTGTATGGCGGTTCTAGATTCAATATTTTTCTAATTGACGGTCAAACATTTGTGATTGTTCAAGTTATTGCTATTGTTGCATCCTTTGGGAAGATTGTCGGAACTATATTACCTTCAATTTATTGGAAGATGCCAATGACAGATGTTTTAGCTTTAGGACTACTTATGAGTGCTCAAGGCATCACGCAATTGATTTACTTGCAAAATGGTCTAAATATTACA ATAGATGAACAATCGTATGGTAATGCGCTGATAGCATTAACTTGGCTAACAGGAGTCACCACTCCCTTTGTGAAATTCTTATATGATCCTTCTAAGAGGTATTTGTCTTTAAATAGGAGAAGAACCATTGAACAATCAACTCAAGATATTGAACTGCGTCTCATGGCGTGTATACATAGTCAAGAAACCACTCCTTCTATAATCAATCTTCTTGAAATTTCAAACCCTTCATTAGAAAATCCTATTTGTTTCTATGTTCTACATCTTCTTCAACTAAGAGGAAGATCAACCCCAGTTTTCGTAGATCATCAATCAACTAGCAAGAAGAATCATTCGCAAAAGAATTATTCGGAGCACATAATAAACGCATTTCGATCCTACGAGCAACAAAAATCAAATAATGTTGTTGTGAAACTCTACACGTCGATTTCACCTTACGAAACAATGCATGATGAAATATGTATGCAGGTTGCTGAAAAGAGAGTATGTTTGTTGATTGTGCCTTTTCATAGACAATGGAAATCGAATGGGATAACAGAATCTACACACCCAATTAGGGCGTTAAATCTCCAGCTTCTCAGGACGGCACCTTGTTCTGTTGGGATTCTAATCGAGCGCGGTACTTTGAATATAAGCCATCCTATAGCAAATGCCGCATTTTATAGTGTTGGAATAGTCTTTATAGAAGGCAATGACGACCGTGAAGCTTTAGCCTACGCGATGCGGATGGCAAATAACCCGATAGTAAGGGTTACATTGGTTAGAATAATGGAGCCTCGAAAGAAAAATAAGAACTTGATCAACAAGGATCCAGACGGGGATTTGATTCATAGGTTTAAAGTGGATTGCATTCAAATTAAACGACACGATTATAAAGAGGAAGTAGTAAGGGATAGTGTTGAAATGATAAATGTTCTAAGGTCATTTGAAGGttgttttgatttggttttggttGGTAGAAGACATGCAAGTGAGTCATGTTTGTTTAGTGGATTAAATTATTGGAATGAGTATCCTGAACTCGGACCTATTGGTGACATGTTAGTTGCTTCAGATTCTACTTTTGATGGTTCTGTTATGGTTATTCAACAACAAAAGAGATCAGGGATTGGTTATCATGATTTGAATTTAGATTCTGGTGTTTTATCAAGGCAAGAAAATTTAACCATTATGGAAGTTCCTCGTGATAAATAG